Proteins encoded in a region of the Paenibacillus sp. W2I17 genome:
- a CDS encoding transglutaminase domain-containing protein, translating to MKRLFFIMFALTLLLAGCQSTEQESSPSENNPTEVVEGSTILSLKQKYGSESEQAIMPMYNVAQDEEFTFKFKADLRKSNLRASDIISVHTDIKALKASDVYAIPETNDNSVSIKPLGWGVLSSDSMMNKDQSSWGGAPIYYIRLNYDPDAEKLTLLDQPIIIPFTVKSELPVPNLRYEIDKDRRFKLVWDKVEGATEYKIYKRSDLTNFDTNVPLTGAEDAFSNSLPLDIAVTTETSFNDFLRDGKGGLGTYNEMITTTQNHGIRGEYYVTAIGGGKESNFSRGVPTAPLASQLPTSLKEQLYREKLKNIDVLPQKATVEYNDGSLARETIVYDTKSVEISEFNETNIPFHIKGTALKSYVRVENVTQADLDRLAQQTVADSSNGLVEPKNDTPYVPAPDVPTIINNHDAPESATETEEAPASETSTPESTTDTGTSEDATDSLSTEASDEASDDTSDNSSDMASEEASNETPAPAPEAVEDNLVDEQKSNTQQNVEQGNQETVPQPATGDAMINADSALEEVLAKNMIAAQDKISLKAFPEAQNFTTLSDVVLKVMYQNPLILGVEGFEYNYGTLTLSINYNESASGIQKKQDEIIAKANEVVASIIKDGMNEDEKRKAIYDYLNDNAKYDDAALENAEQNNFKNVDPQFNDSFTTYGILVKGVGVCASYASVYKLLSDLSGLESIVVTGASSGVPHAWNKVKIGNEWFHVDATNNLTNSGIPYFLYNANDETAASQKTIADQDYWLDSELAMFNGESDANDYYVQNGLEVASINEYKTKAESELKKGENRVILRFASPVDSDELMTAAGEALAAVDEALLNTAQLATLGSYAILDPKPEQK from the coding sequence ATGAAACGTCTATTTTTCATTATGTTTGCACTCACCCTGTTACTGGCTGGATGCCAGAGTACTGAACAGGAGAGTAGTCCGTCCGAAAATAACCCTACAGAAGTAGTAGAAGGTTCTACCATTTTAAGTTTGAAGCAGAAATACGGCTCTGAATCGGAACAAGCGATCATGCCGATGTACAATGTAGCTCAGGATGAAGAATTTACGTTCAAGTTTAAAGCAGATTTACGTAAAAGTAACCTGCGAGCTAGTGACATTATTAGTGTACATACCGATATTAAAGCACTCAAAGCAAGCGATGTATATGCCATCCCAGAGACAAACGACAATAGTGTTTCCATTAAACCTCTTGGATGGGGCGTTTTAAGTTCAGATTCCATGATGAACAAGGATCAAAGTTCTTGGGGCGGTGCCCCCATTTATTACATTCGTCTGAATTATGATCCAGATGCTGAGAAGCTAACACTACTCGATCAGCCCATCATTATTCCATTTACAGTGAAATCGGAGTTACCCGTACCTAACCTAAGATACGAAATTGACAAAGATAGACGGTTCAAGTTGGTCTGGGACAAGGTTGAAGGTGCCACAGAATATAAAATTTATAAACGTTCTGACCTAACCAACTTCGATACAAATGTACCTCTAACTGGCGCAGAGGATGCTTTCAGTAATAGTCTGCCTTTAGATATTGCGGTAACAACTGAGACGTCTTTCAATGATTTTTTGAGAGACGGAAAAGGCGGGCTAGGCACTTATAATGAAATGATAACTACCACTCAGAACCATGGTATACGAGGAGAATATTACGTCACTGCAATCGGCGGAGGCAAAGAATCCAATTTTAGCAGAGGTGTCCCTACAGCTCCGCTTGCTTCCCAGTTGCCAACATCTCTGAAAGAACAATTGTATAGGGAGAAATTAAAGAATATAGATGTACTTCCTCAGAAAGCAACAGTTGAGTACAATGACGGCTCTCTAGCTCGTGAAACCATTGTCTATGATACCAAAAGCGTAGAAATTTCAGAGTTCAATGAAACGAATATTCCTTTTCATATTAAAGGAACAGCTTTGAAAAGTTACGTGCGCGTAGAAAATGTGACACAAGCAGATTTGGACAGACTTGCTCAGCAAACCGTAGCCGATTCCAGCAACGGACTGGTGGAACCAAAGAATGACACACCTTACGTTCCTGCACCTGATGTGCCAACGATCATCAACAATCATGATGCACCTGAGTCTGCAACGGAAACAGAAGAAGCACCGGCTTCGGAAACTTCAACTCCAGAGTCTACAACCGATACTGGAACGTCAGAAGATGCAACTGATTCTCTATCTACTGAGGCTTCCGATGAGGCTTCAGATGATACTTCTGATAATTCTTCAGATATGGCTTCTGAAGAAGCTTCCAATGAAACACCTGCTCCAGCTCCAGAAGCTGTAGAAGACAACCTGGTAGATGAGCAGAAATCCAATACACAGCAAAATGTAGAACAAGGTAATCAGGAAACCGTGCCTCAGCCTGCTACAGGCGATGCAATGATCAATGCAGATTCCGCATTGGAAGAAGTTTTAGCCAAAAACATGATTGCGGCACAAGATAAAATTTCGTTAAAGGCTTTCCCCGAAGCTCAAAATTTCACGACACTCTCAGATGTTGTCCTGAAAGTGATGTACCAGAATCCATTGATTCTTGGTGTGGAAGGTTTCGAATACAACTATGGTACACTTACCCTTTCGATTAATTACAATGAATCGGCTAGTGGTATCCAGAAGAAGCAAGATGAGATTATTGCCAAAGCGAACGAAGTCGTGGCTTCTATTATCAAAGACGGCATGAACGAAGACGAGAAACGAAAAGCCATCTACGATTATCTGAACGATAACGCGAAGTATGATGATGCAGCGCTGGAAAATGCGGAACAAAACAACTTCAAAAATGTCGATCCGCAGTTCAATGACTCGTTTACCACATACGGTATTCTGGTCAAAGGTGTTGGGGTATGTGCCAGCTATGCCTCCGTCTACAAATTGCTCTCCGATCTCTCGGGATTGGAAAGCATCGTTGTAACGGGAGCCTCCAGTGGTGTTCCACATGCATGGAACAAGGTCAAAATCGGGAACGAATGGTTCCATGTCGATGCCACCAACAACCTGACGAACTCCGGCATCCCGTACTTCCTGTACAATGCCAACGATGAGACTGCTGCAAGTCAGAAAACGATAGCGGATCAAGATTACTGGCTTGATTCCGAGCTCGCGATGTTTAATGGCGAGAGCGATGCCAATGATTATTATGTGCAAAATGGTCTCGAAGTCGCGTCCATTAATGAGTACAAAACCAAGGCTGAGAGTGAACTCAAAAAAGGAGAGAACCGGGTCATTCTCCGTTTCGCCTCACCTGTTGACTCTGATGAGCTGATGACAGCTGCCGGCGAAGCCCTCGCAGCAGTGGATGAAGCGCTTCTGAACACAGCACAATTAGCCACGCTAGGCAGTTATGCCATTCTGGACCCGAAACCAGAACAGAAGTAA
- a CDS encoding ester cyclase: MTAEQIVRTFFEEVRSGRNPDYASSLMAEQVLAHQVISEEEVTVTRTPSDYADHVREMIEAYGEFSLEIQELLTQGDKVYVRWRQTGTHVGKVDGFSPTNLPVIEIASAVYRVENEQIAEYWIQIDRMGIEKQLERNRS, from the coding sequence ATGACAGCAGAACAGATTGTCAGAACCTTTTTTGAAGAAGTCCGATCAGGCCGGAATCCTGATTATGCAAGCAGCTTGATGGCGGAACAAGTACTGGCTCATCAAGTAATATCCGAAGAAGAGGTCACAGTGACCCGAACCCCTTCCGATTATGCAGATCATGTGCGAGAGATGATTGAAGCATACGGGGAATTTTCACTCGAAATTCAAGAGTTGCTGACGCAAGGCGATAAAGTCTATGTGCGCTGGAGACAAACGGGTACCCATGTTGGTAAAGTGGACGGATTCAGTCCAACCAACCTCCCGGTGATTGAAATTGCGAGTGCGGTATACCGAGTGGAAAACGAACAAATTGCAGAGTATTGGATTCAGATCGACAGGATGGGCATCGAGAAACAATTGGAACGTAATCGGAGCTGA